Below is a window of Deinococcus aquaedulcis DNA.
GGTGCCCCCCACCACAAGGAAACTCAGCCACGCCAGCAGGTAGCCGTAGGGACTTTTCAGTTCCGGCATGTGCTCAAAATTCATCCCCCAGACCCCGGCCAGAAAGGTGAGCGGCAAAAAGACCACGCTCACGGCCGTCAGGGTGCGCATGACCTCGTTCATGCGTTGGCCCTGCAGGCCCAGGTGCAGGTCCAGCAGGCTGGTCAACAGGTCGCGCAGGCCGTCCAGCTGCCCACTGGCGCGGGTAAACGAGTCCTGGACGTCGCGGTAGCGCACAAGGTCGCTGGCGGTGCCGTTCGCGTGGCGGCCCAGCAGCGCGGTGGCCTCACGCGCTTCCGAGGTCAGGCGCCGGGCGTGGGTGATCAGGTGCTTCATGGCGAACACATCCGCCACCGGGTTCTGCTGGCCCTGAAAAACGCGTTCCTCCAGCAGATCGGCGCGTTCTTCCAAGGCGTCAACCACGGTAAAGAAGGTCTCGGCGGTGGCGTCCAGCAGCTCATAGGCCACCTCCTGGGGGGTGTTCACGCTCTCGCGGCCGGTCATGGGCCACACCGTGGACAGGGCGCGCGTACCCGCCGTACTCATGGTCAGCACCGCGCCGCCAAAAATCAGGATGCTCAGGCGCTCGGTGAACTCGTCCAGCTCCTCGGGGCGGGCGTACGAGCGCAGCGTGATAAAGGCGTGCTCCGGGTACACCTCGGCCCGGCTCCAGTGGCCGTGTTCCAGCACGTCTTCCAGCGCCAGCCGGTTGATGGGAAAGGCGGCGCGCAGGCCAGCCAGTTCCTCCGGGGTCGCCCCCTGCACGTCCACCCAGACATCCTGGGTTTCCCCGGCCCACGCCAGGGGCTGACCTGTACTCAGTTGCCGCGCCTGAATCATGGGCCCCAGGATGCCAGAGTGCGCGGGCCCCACGGAGGCCGGGGGGGAATCTGCCATCCTGTGCGCATGGGGTCCTGGCTGTGGGTCATGGTGGGGGGCGCGCTGGGTGCGGGCGCGCGGTACGGCCTGGGCCTGCTGGGCGCGGGGCTGGACAGCCGCAGCGGCTTTCCCGTGACCACCCTGCTGATCAATGTGAGCGGCTCGTTCGCGCTGGGCGTCACGCTGGCGCTGGTGGACCGTGGCCTGTGGCCCGAGGCGGCGCGGCTGGCGGTGGGCAGCGGCTTGCTGGGGGGGTTCACCACCTTTTCGGCCTTCAGTGCCGGACTGGGCGACCTGCTGGCCTCCCCGGTCCGGGCAGCGGGCTATGCCGGGCTTAGCGTGGGTCTGGGGCTGGCCGGGGCGCTGCTGGGCCGCGCCTGGGGAGGGCGGCTGTGACGCGGCGCAAGAAAGGGGAGACCCGCCCCCCCGAGCAGTTTCTGGAGCTCTCGGAACTGCTGGCCTACGTGGGGCAGGTGATTGCCCGGGGCCTGCCGGGCGCCGTGTGGGTGCGCGCCGAGATTGCCGCCGTGACCGACCGGCGCCATCTGTACCTGGACCTTGTGCAAAGCGGCGACGAAGGCGAGGTGGCCCGCTGCCGCGCCACCGTGTGGGCCCGCGAGCGCTTTGGCCTGGAAGCCAAATTCCGCCGCGCCACGGGCGGGGGCCTGACAGCGGGCCTGAAGGTGCTGCTCTTTGGCGAGGCCACCTTTCACGAGCAGTACGGCTTTGCGCTGAACGTGCTGGACATTGCCCCCGAATTCACCCTGGGCGACGCGGCCCTGCGGCTGGCCGAGGGGCGCGAAACCCTGGTGCGCGAGGGCGTGTACGGCCTGAATCGCCTGCTGGCCCTGCCCCCCGACTTCTTCCGCTTTGCGGTGCTGTCGCCGCGCGAGGCCGCTGGGCTGGGCGATTTCCGCCGCGAGATTGATCCGCTGGAGCGTGCCGGGGTGCTGCGCCCGGTGTATCTGGAAGCCACTTTTCAGGGCCCGGCCGCCGCCGCCAGCCTGCGCCGGGGGGTGCAGGACGCCCTGGCCCTGCACGAGGCCGAGCCGCTGGACGCTCTGGTGGTGATCCGGGGCGGCGGCGCCGTGACCGATCTGGCGTGGCTGAACGACCTGCCGTTTGCCCGCGCGCTGGCGACCTTTCCGGTCCCCGTGATCACCGGGCTGGGCCACGCCCGCGACGACACCCTGCCCGACGAGGTGGCCTGTGTGCGCACCGACACGCCCAGCAAGGCGGCCGCCCTGATTGTGCGAACAGTGGTGGAGGCCGCCGCGCAGGCCCAGGAAGACGTGCGCACCATCCGCACTCAGGCTGCCCAGGCGCTGGTCGAGGCCGAGGCCGGCGCGCAGTGGGTCCTGGACCGCGCCCGCCGTGCCGCCGGGCGGCAGGTGGACGCCGCCGCCGCCAGCGTGGACGCCCTGATGAAGCAGGCCCTGGGCCTGACCCCCGCGCGCACGCTGGGCCGGGGCTACGCCCTGGTGCGCGACGCAGCGGGCCGCCCGGTAACCCGCGCGGCCCAGGTGCAGCCCGGCCAGCCCCTGACCCTGGAATTCAGCGATGGTCAGACAGAAGTGATGACGCGTTCTTAGGGTTGGGCAGGCCCATTTCGAATTGAGGTTGTGACACAGGAGAAATGCTCTTGTGCCGAGCGATCATAAGAGTGTCAGAGACACCCTCTCAACTTGTGCGCTGAGTGAATCAAAGAGCCTGCTGCACGAGCGGCCTGCTGGGTTGTGACCTGCTGGGGGAAGTGGAGAAGCCCTGTAAACCACAACAGGACCAGAACGGGAGTCGGCTGCACCTATTGCCGGGTCAGCGTGCAGGTGCCGGCATCAGAAAATAGTCGGCCGACTGCTGCCTCGTCATTGAGAGCCTCAAGCTGCTCGTTCAGCTTGTTCATTTTGTCGAGTGCGCCGTGTATCAGAGCGCCATCAACAGAGCGCCAGTTGGTATCTTGCGGAAAGGCGATACATAAGGTCTTCGTGGGCTCTGTATTGGCTGCGCCTAGATCGGTGTATTCAATAACGACGATGTCCGTATCATCAACCCAGACCTCCCCCACGCCGAATGTGCCCGCAAGATTCAGGACGCGGTAACGCCAAAGCCCGTCTGCGAACGTACCAGGGCGGTTCAGGACGTAGCGTTGTTGAACTTTCGCGCCTTCCTTTGTCGTGCCGGCGAGTTGAATGGCCTCACCGACCTTAAACGGCGGTTGAGGTTGAGTCGCGGCGCAGCCCGCCAGGAGAAGGGTGGAGAAAATGAGAATCTTTTTCATCACCCTCTAAGAAAGCACAAGGGAGAAGAGCCATGGGGCGGATTTGACGCGCGACAGCGGGTCACTTGCTGTTCACGTCTTCACCCGTCGCCACCGGCCGCGCCGGGTCGCTGATCCAGTCGCTCCAGGACCCGGCATACAGGCGGTTGTCGGGGCCCAGGGGCACCCCCGCCAGTTCGCGGGCCAGCAGGTTGGGCGTGGCACTCACCCCACTGCCGCAGTAGGTGATGGTGGGCTGTTCTCCGGCCGCCAGCCGCGCCGCTTGGTCCCCAGCGGGGCGCCAGTGGCCCTGTTCGTTCAGGGCGCCGCTCCAGTCGCGGTTGACCGCACCGGGAATATGCCCGGCCCTGGCGTCAATGGGTTCCACCTCGCCCCGGTAGCGCGCGGGGGCGCGGGCGTCCAGCAGCAGGGTGCCGCTGGGGCGCGCCTGCACGTCGGCCGCCGTGGCCACAAAGTCGGCCTGAACTTGATGCTGGAAGGTGACGGGGGTATGCTCGGCTTCCGTCAGCGTTACCGTGCCGCTGGCCTGCACCCAGGCGGGCCAGCCGCCGTCCAGCACCGCCACCTGCATGTGGCCCAGCCAGCGCAGCAGCCACCACGCCCGGGTCGCATAAAAGCCCTGACCATTACGGGAATCGTCGTAGCACACCACCGCCATGTCGTTGCCAATCCCCACCGAGCCCAGCCATGCGGCCAGCGTCTCTGGGTTGGGGAGGGGGTGGCGCCCACCCGCACCGTCCGGCTGCACGGGCCCACTCAGGTCAGTTTCCAGGTCGGCATAGATGGCGCCGGGCACATGGCCTTCCAGGTAGGCCAGCCGCCCCAGCAGCGGATCGCTCAGGGCATACCGGCAGTCCAGCACCCGCACCTGGGGGTCGTGCAGATGGGCCATGAGCCAGTCCGTGGGCACCAGTGGGGTGGGCAGCGGGGTCATGCGGCAGCCTACCGCGAGCCGGACCAAAAGAAAAAACCCGCCTTCTTCGGCGGTGATAAGAACAAGATAGCGCGGTATGCACCCGGGGTCAAGCTCAGCCGGTGAGGGTGAAAAAGACTGTTGCCGGCGGCATTGGCAGTGATGCCTATGGCCAGCTTCTGCATAGCGCCAGCCTCTTCAAACTGGCCTGATCCCAGAAACAAAAAAGCCGCCTTCTTCGGCGGTGATGAAAACAAGATAGCGCGGTATGCACCCGGGGTCAAGGTCAGCCGGCGGGGTCGAAAAAAGCCGTGCAGGAGGAGTGGAATCTCACAGTTCTCCGGCCGCTGTATGCACCCATGCGCCTGCCTGATCACGGGGCGATCATGGGGCCGCCCCTAAGGTGCTGGCAGTTCCCGGGGCCCCCACAGGGCGCCCACTCCACAGGAGGCACCACCATGAACAGACTGCTGACCCTCGCTTCGCTGACCCTCTGCGCCGCTGTGCTGGGCACTGCCCACGCCAGCTGTGCCGCCCCCAAGGACATGAACGGCGTGTGGCGCGCCAACGACGGCGGCACCTACTACGTGCGGCAACTGGGCAACCAGGTGTGGTGGGTGGGCATGAGCAGCGACAGCGGGAAGTCGTGGACCAATGTGTTTCACGGCACCCGCACCGGCAACACGGTCAAGGGCACCTGGGCCGACGTGCCGCGTGGCCAGATCAGCAGCGGCGGCAGCATGACCCTGACGCTCAGCGGCGTGAACAGCGTGCTGGGCTTCAAGCGCACGGCCGCCACCGGCAACTTTGGCGGCTCCACGTGGTACATGCCCTGCGACGACGTGATTCTGAACCCAGTGCCTTAAAGGCAGGCCGGGGCGGGCGGTTGGGGGCGATGGAAGGCTCCCAACCGCCCGAAGTTTTGGTCCCCTGGGAAGACCGGCTCTCCCTGTCCAAAGCCCCATTCGACCCTTACGCCCCCATGCTAGACTCTCCTTTCGTTGGCGACTTCTCGCCGTGAGAAGACCGGCCAGTTTCGGCGGACCCAGGCAGACGCCGCCCAGGGCCGACACCGCAAAGGAGCGTCACAGATGCATAAAGTTGCCATTGTGGGCCGACCCAACGTCGGCAAATCCAGCCTGTTTAACCGCCTGATTGGCCGCCGCGAAGCCGTGGTCGCTGACTTCCCTGGGGTCACGCGCGACGCCAAGGAAGGGCTGATGCTGTACCACAACCACCGCATCACCCTGATTGATACAGGCGGGCTGTGGAGCGGAGACGAGTGGGAAGCCGCCATCCGCGAAAAGGCCGAGTGGGCCATGGAAGGCGCCCAGGCTGTGGTGTTCGTCCTCGACCCACGCGAGGGCCTCTCGGCGGCCGACTACGAGGTGGCCGACTGGCTGCGCCGCCTGGGCAAGCCGGTGATTCTGGTCGCCAACAAGATTGACAGCCCCAAGCACGAGGTCTATATGGCCGAACTGTGGGGCCTGGGCTTTGGCGAGCCCATTGCCATCAGCGCCGAGCACGCGCGCGGCCTGGACGAACTGATGGACCGGGTGCTGACCCACCTGCCCGAAGACGACGAGGACGTGCCGGAAATCGCGCCCATTCGCATTTCGCTGATTGGCCGCCCCAACGTGGGCAAAAGCAGCCTGCTGAACGCCATCACCCAGAGCGAGCGCGCCATCGTGGCCGATCAGCCGGGCACCACCCGCGACAGCCTGGACGTGGAATGGGATTACGGCGGCCAGCGCTTCGTGCTGGTGGACACGGCGGGCATTCGCAAAAAGCCCGACACCGCCATTGAGGACTACGCCATTCAGCGCTCGCAGGCGGCGATTGAACGCAGCGACCTGATCTGGCTGGTGGTGAACGCCACAGACCTGGGCGACCATGAACTGAAGCTGGCGAATCTGGCCTACGACAGCGGCAAGCCGGTGATCGTGGTGGTGAACAAGTGGGACCTTGTGCCCGACGAGGAGCTCAAGCGCACGGAAAAGGACCTGAACCAGAAGCTGCACCATATTTCCTACGCGCCGCGCGTATACACCAGCGCGATCAACGAGTACGGCATTCACGACATGCTGGCCGAGGCCATGAAGCTGCACGAGAAATGGCAGAGTCGCATTCCCACCAGCGAACTCAACCGCTGGCTGGAGGTCTGGCAGATGCGCCAGGCCGTGCCCAACTTCCACGGCAAGAAGCTGAAGATGTATTTCATGACGCAGGTGGAAACGGCGCCGCCCACTTTCGCCATCTTCTGCAACCGCGCCGATTTCGTGACGCGCGCCTACGAAGGCTTCCTGCAAAACCGCATCCGCGAGGACCTGCAACTGGCCGGCATTCCGGTGCGTCTGAAGTGGAAGGAAAAGGGGCCGTACAAGAAGGATAAGAAAAACGACGAGGAGTGAAAGGAAGTGATGGTACGCGGCTGCTATATGTAAGAGCCGCGTCCTATTTACATGTAGCCGGCGCGCATAAGGCCGATCTCGTCAAGCCAGACCGAGTAGATGGCAATATGGCGGCCGTCTGGATCAGTGATTCTGAGGCAACAGGGATCAAGCTCATTCTCCTCGATCTCGACAGGAATGCCCATCTGTTCAAGGGGAACGATCAGAAGCCGAAAGTTAATCTTGGAGTTGAAACAGAGTTCAGAAGCCTCTTTTAGATCACAGTTGTCATTTGACTTCGTGATTGTTAACTCCATACCCTTTGACCGTAAAATGTAATACCAATCCGCACGCTGGACGATTCGAAAGCCCAGCTTCTGATAGAAGAGGGCACATGCGGCTGGATCGTGACTCTGGAGAAGCAAAGAGGGCGTGAATTCTGCCAAAGGTTCGAAGAAGGCCCTGTTGAGGGGGGAGCTGGCGTGGTTCTCCTGCAACGTGAGGCTTTGATAGATAGCACTGATAAGCCAATCCTCAACAGACTGATCTGGCTCAAGCGCACTCTGAACCTCTTTCAGGAGGTGAATGGGGAGAGCAACAGTGCGGGTCTCGTCCATATGCCTGTCAGTGTAGGGTGGCCTATCCTGCCCCTATGACGGACCTGCATGCCCTCCTTGCCGACCTGCCCGCGCCCGTGGACGACGGCGCCTGCGCCCACCTGCGGGGCCAGCGGCTGCCGGCTGTTCCCCTGCCGGGCACCGACGGCCAGTTCCACGATCTGTCGGCATGGCCGCGCCGCACGGTGCTGTACGTGTATCCCAAGACAGGCCGCCCGGATGGGGTCATGCCCGATGACTGGGACCAGATCCCCGGCGCCCGGGGCTGTACCCCCCAAAGCTGCGCGTTTCGGGACCACCACGCGGAACTTCAGGCCGCAGGGGCGCGGGTCTTTGGCCTGAGCGTGCAGTCCACCGCCTACCAGCAGGAGGCCGCCGCGCGCCTTCATCTGCCTTTCCCCCTGCTGTCGGACGCCGACCAGCAGTGGAGCGGCGCCCTAGGACTCCCCACCTTCCAGGCGGGCGGCGAAACGCTGCTGCGCCGCACCACCCTGATCGTGCGCGGCGGCGTGGTGGAGCACGTCTTCTACCCCGTCTTCCCCCCAGACCGCAACGCCGCCGATGTGCTGGCGTGGCTGGCCGCCCACCCCTAACGCCAGAAGCGGAGGCCCACGCCCCCGCTCCTTTCTCCATCACCTTTCAATCATCCACCCCTACGGCTGGTACGTCTTGAGCACGCCGCCAAACCCGCTCAGGTTGCGCGGGCGGTAAAATACCAGACTTACGGGCAGGTTCGAGCCGCTGCTGGGCACGAAATCAATGTTCAGGCGGTCGGACTGCGCGCGCCACAGGAGCACCGGCTCGTCGGGCTTCAGGGCGTTGCCCACGCGCGGCAGCTTGATGGTCTGGTTAATCGGGCCGTCCTGAATGTTCATGGCGCCCCGGTACAGGCCGCCCCGGGGACTCAGGGCCACCACGGTGCCGGCCGCGCCGTTCACCTCCAGGTCGTACAGCACGCCGTAGTTGCCCGCCAGCCGCACGCCCTGGCCGGTCAGGGCGTCGGTGCCGGTCAGGGCGGGGTCCACCCGGCCGTCGCCAATGACAATGCGGGTGGGCAGCGCGCCCAGGTTCACGCGCAGGCTGCGCACCGCGCCCGGAAAGGTGCCGCGCACATGGCGCCCGTCGGGCTTCAGGTACGGCAACTGCTGGGCCACCTGCGCGGTGGGGGGCAGGCCGTCTTCCAGAATCAGGAAGGTCAGCTCCACCCGGCCCGAGGTGCTCAGGTCCTGCATGGCGTTCACGCCGCTGCCGGGGTTCAGGGTGGGGCTGGCGTACACGGCCGCCGCCTGCCCCGGCGCCAGGGTGAGGGTGGTGCCGCCGCCCGAGGCGAAGTATTCCAGCAGGGTCACCTGCCCCAGAATGCTTTCCAGGCGGGTGGGCGCCGTTTCGCCCAGGCGCTCGGTGCGCACCTCCACGGGGCGGCTTTCCAGGTTGCGGGCCAGCACGTACACGCGCGCGGGCTTGCCCAGACCGTTCAGGTGGTAGGCCAGCAGCCGCGCGCGGCCCACCACGCTGTCCTGGTACAGCACGCCGCTCTGGTCGGGGACCTCGGGGCTGTCGCTGAACAGCAGCGGGTAGCTGGGCCCTTCCACGGGCGTGGCCAGCGCCGAGGGGTAGGTCAAAATCTGCGGGTCGGGGAAAGCGTCGCCGGGCTGCGCGTACTTCAGGGCGTAGGTCAGCGGCGTGTCAATGGGCGTGCCTTCCACGCGGATGGTGCGGGTAAAGGGCGCGCTTTGCAGGCCCCGGCTGTTCATAACCGTCAGGCCCACGGTGTAGGTGCCGGGCTGAAAGAACACCTCCTGACGGCCGTTCCACTTGCGGGCCGTGATGTCGGCGCCGTCGGGGTCGAAGGGATATTCGGTGTACACCACCCGCTCGCCCGGGGCGTAGACCGTCTTGTCGGTAGAAAAGCGGGCCTGGGGAATCAGCGGGTTGCCGCCGTCGCGCAGCGCGGTCAGGGTGAAGGTGCGGCCGTCGTCGGTGGTCAGGTTGGCGTTCAGGGCGTCGGCCAGGGTGCGGGCGCTCACATAGGTCACGCCGCCCACCAGGGCCACGGTGCCGGCGGGCTGCGGCACCCCAGCCAGGGCCGCCGTGTTCGCGCGGGTGTCAATGCTCAGGCGGGCCAGCTGGACCACGGTGCCGCTGCCGGGCAGGCTCTGGCCCAGCAGGGCCGCCGTTTCGCGCAGTGGCAGCATGGTGCGCCCGCCCAGCAGCCGGGGCGGGGCCAACCACTGGGTGGGGGCGCCGTTCACGTAGGCTGCCCGGTCATCTGGGGTAAAGGTCAATTGCACCGAGCCCAGCAGGGGCTGCGCGGCGTGGGCGCCGGGCGCCGCCAGGGTGAAGGTCAGGGTCGGGGCCGCCGGGGCCAGCAGGCCCAGCAGGGCCAGGGCGCGCGTTCGGAAGCGCTGAGCCGCCAGGGGCGACAGGGAAAGGGGCAGACGGGCAAACCGCATCGGCCGAGTATGGCCTGTCAAGCTGACGCGCGTCTTCCGCTTCGTCCCCTGTCCAGCTACTGTGACCGAACCCTTAAGGGAACAGGCGAGTGGGAAGGTGTCTCGCAGTTGGGGGGACAGGGGGCGGCCTACACTTGGGGCATGGTTCCAGACAAGCAGGGCGCGGGCAGGGGGGGCGTTTGAAGCGGCCCATGTGGCTGTGGGGCGTGGCGGCCGCCGTCACGGTGCTGCTGGTGCTGGCCCTGTGGCCGCGTGGCCGTCAGGACGACCTGAACCTCACCGATTTTGCCCAGGCCCTGAACCGGGGCGAGGTGCAGAGTGCCGTGATTGCCTACCAGAACGGCACGGCGGTGGTGAGTGGGCAGCTGGGTGACCAGCCCTACCGGACCCGCACCCTGGCCGCCGACCCCCTGCTGAACCTGGACGCCCTGCAGGCCAAGGGCGTCAGTGTCTCCTACGCCGCGCCGCCGCGCCTGAGCCTGCTGGGCACCCTGAGCCTGCTGCTGACCCTGGCCCTGATCGTGGGGCTGGTGATCCTGCTGCTGCGCGGGCGTCAGGGCGGCGGCAATGACGCTGCCGGAAACTTCGGGCGGTCGAAGGCGTCGGTAATTGGGGAGGGGCAGATCAAGCTGACCTTCGCCGACGTCGCCGGCTGCGACGAGGCCAAGACTGACCTGCAGGAAGTGGTGGACTTCCTGCGCCAGCCCGAGCGCTACCACCAGCTCGGCGCCCGCATTCCCCACGGCGTCCTCCTCGTCGGTCCCCCCGGCTCCGGCAAAACCCTGCTCGCCAAAGCCGTCGCTGGCGAAGCCCGCGTGCCCTACTTCTCGATCTCGGGCTCGGACTTCGTCGAGATGTTCGTCGGCGTCGGCGCTGCCCGCGTCCGCGATCTGTTCGAGCAGGCGCGCAAGTCGGCCCCCTGCATCGTCTTCATTGACGAGATCGACGCCGTGGGCCGCAAGCGCGGTCTGGGCTTCCAGGGCGGCAACGACGAACGCGAACAGACCCTCAATCAATTACTCGTCGAAATGGATGGGTTTAGCAGTGGACAGGAGGTGATCATCCTGGCCGCCACCAACCGCCCGGATGTGCTCGACGCCGCCCTGCTGCGTCCAGGGCGCTTTGACCGACAGGTGGTGGTGGACGCGCCGGATGTGCGGGGCCGGGAGATGATCCTGCGCATTCATGCCCGCAAGAAACCATTGGATGCGGGGGTGGACCTGGGCGTAGTGGCCCGGCGCACAGCGGGGATGGTGGGGGCGGATCTGGAGAACCTGCTCAATGAGGCGGCGCTGTTGGCGGCGCGCTCGGGGCGGGGGCGAATCACGATGCGGGATGTGGATGAGGCGCGTGACCGCGTGCTGATGGGCCCCGAGCGGCGCTCGCTGGTGGTGCGCGAAGCCGACCGCAAGGTCACCGCCTACCACGAGGTCGGTCACGCCTTGGCCGCCCAACTGCTGCCTCATGCGGACAAGGCCCACAAACTCACCATCGTGCCACGTGGGCGCAGCCTGGGCAGCGCGCTGTACACCCCCGAGGACCGCATGCACCACACCCGCGCCGCGCTGCTGGACCGTCTGTGTGTGGCGCTGGCCGGGCACGCCGCCGAGGAAGTCGCCACCGGGCAGGTGACCACCGGGGCGGCCAACGACTTTCAGCAGGCCACCGGCTTAGCACGCCGCATGGTCACCGAGTGGGGCATGAGCGACGTGGGGCAACTGGCGCTGGCGCAGGAGGGCAGCGCGTACCTGGGCGGGGGCCCGGTGCAGGGCCAGTACAGCGACCACACCGCCGAGCGCATTGACGCCGAGGTGGCCAGGTTGCTGAACGGCCAGTACGAGCGCGCCGTTGCCCTGCTGCAGGAGCACGTGCATATCCTGCACCGCCTGACCGATGAACTGGTGGCCCGCGAAAGCCTCAGCGGCGAGGAACTGCAGACGGTCCTGGCCGGGGGCACCCTCCCCCCACAGGAGGCCGAGCCCCGCCCCGCCGAGGACAACCCGGCCCCTACCCCCCGCCTGAGCCCGGACCCGGCGTAAGGGGTTGGGGTAGGGCCCCTGTAACGCGAAGATCAAACCACCACCCAGACGAACGCCGGCCAGAGCTTCAAAGGCTCTGGCCGGCGGTGTTGTGTCCAGCGCCATTCCCCCGGTGCTACACCTGCCACCTTTACCGAGCGGCCGGCTCCGGCACGGCGCAGGCCCCATCCTCGCAGGCGCCGGCGTCATCGGCGCTGCCCAGGGTCACCAGCGCCGGGGGCTGCACCTCGGCCCAAGCCTGCTGCAAGGCGCCCAGCAGCATCTGCGGGTCCTGGGCGCCGCTCACGCCGTACTTGCCGCCCAGCACGAAAAAGGGCACCCCAGAAATGCCCAGGGCCTGGGCCTGCAGTTCGTCCTGGCGTACGGCATCGGCGTGGCGGCCCTCTTCCAGCGCGGTGCGGGCGGCGGCCGGGTCCACGCCCACCTCTGCCGCCAGCCCCACCAACGTCTCCAGATCCCCCATGCGGGCCCCCTCGCTGAAATAGGCGCGCAGCAGCCGCTCCTTCATGACGCTCTGCAGGCCGTGGGCGGCGGCGTGATGAATCAGCTGGTGGGCCAGAAAGGTGCTGCCCAGCCGCGCCTGCTCAAAGCGGTAGGTCAGGCCCTCGGCGGCGGCCACATCGGTCACCTGGTCCATCATGGCCTGCACCTGCCCGGGGCTGCGGCCATACTTCCTGGCCAGCACCTCGCCCATGGTGTGGTCGAGCACGGGCGGCGCGGTGGGGTCCAGCTCGAAGCTGTGCCAGACCACCTCGACGCGGTCACGGTGCTCAAACTGCGCCAGGGCGCTTTCAAGCCGCCGCTTGCCGATGTAACACCAGGGGCAGGCGATGTCCGACCAGATGTCCACACGCAGCTGCCCGGGCGCCGAAGGAGAGAAGAGAGCCGTCATGGCTCCAGTCTATCAAAAAGTTGTGAAGGGCTTGAGAAAATAAAGTGAGGACGGAGAAGGGTGGTCCTCCCAGCTGGCCGGTGAAGAGCTGTAGAGAAGTCGTTGGCTGCGGGCACCTCCTTTTCTTCCCTCTGTCGTGCCCCAAGAGCCGTGCACAAGTGAAACTTCCGGCTTTCGCTGCAAGTGTGAACAGCGGATGGGAAGAGGCTCAGCTGCCGTCAGGTTGCGCGTGCTACCACTGCAGCCATGAGTATGTCTGTTCGGCCACTGTTCGCGTTGGGACCGGTCCTGCTGGGGCTGGCCCTGGCCGCGCCGCCCACCACGCAGGGAGCCAGTGCCCCGGTGCTGGAGCGCACGGCCACCCGCCTCACCCAGACGCTGGGCGGCGTGCTGCGCAACTGCCCGGCCAGCTTTCAGGCCATTGGTACATCGGGGAAGCAGTGCGTGGGCGTCACCCGAACAGTCGAGCAGACGCGGGTGGCCCTCACGGCGGCGCTGGGCGAGGAACTGTACGGCGTGTGGCGCAGCAAGGATGACCAGCGCAGCGTGTACAACTGGCTGCGCACCCCGGCGGGCACCGTGTACCTGCGGCTGCAACCCGACCCCGAAGGCCGCGCCCAGACGCTGCTGTACCTGGACGTGCCCCCGGGCAGCAGCGCGGCGGCTTCAGCCCCCAGCGGGACAGTGGGGACTGGAGCGACTGGAACGGCGGCGGCCTCGACAGCAGCCAGCCGCCCGGCCAGTTCGGCGGCGGCCACGGCCCCGGGGGGGCAAAGCGCCGCGCCGGCCCCTGCTGCCCGCTCGGTGGCACCCCTGGCCTTCCGCCGCACCCTGCAGGTCCAGAGCCCACGTCTGAACGGTGCGGATGTGCTGGCGGTGCAAAACCGCCTGATCGCCCTGATGCGCCCAGCGCGCAGTGGCAAGGGTGACGGCTGGTATGGCCCAGTCACGGCCAACACCGTCAAGGCTTTTCAGACCTCAGCCGGGCTGCCGGCCAGCGGCCGCGTGGACCGCGCCACCTGGGACGCCCTGTTC
It encodes the following:
- a CDS encoding peptidoglycan-binding domain-containing protein, whose translation is MSMSVRPLFALGPVLLGLALAAPPTTQGASAPVLERTATRLTQTLGGVLRNCPASFQAIGTSGKQCVGVTRTVEQTRVALTAALGEELYGVWRSKDDQRSVYNWLRTPAGTVYLRLQPDPEGRAQTLLYLDVPPGSSAAASAPSGTVGTGATGTAAASTAASRPASSAAATAPGGQSAAPAPAARSVAPLAFRRTLQVQSPRLNGADVLAVQNRLIALMRPARSGKGDGWYGPVTANTVKAFQTSAGLPASGRVDRATWDALFSASAKPFTPPPSP
- the ftsH gene encoding ATP-dependent zinc metalloprotease FtsH, encoding MWLWGVAAAVTVLLVLALWPRGRQDDLNLTDFAQALNRGEVQSAVIAYQNGTAVVSGQLGDQPYRTRTLAADPLLNLDALQAKGVSVSYAAPPRLSLLGTLSLLLTLALIVGLVILLLRGRQGGGNDAAGNFGRSKASVIGEGQIKLTFADVAGCDEAKTDLQEVVDFLRQPERYHQLGARIPHGVLLVGPPGSGKTLLAKAVAGEARVPYFSISGSDFVEMFVGVGAARVRDLFEQARKSAPCIVFIDEIDAVGRKRGLGFQGGNDEREQTLNQLLVEMDGFSSGQEVIILAATNRPDVLDAALLRPGRFDRQVVVDAPDVRGREMILRIHARKKPLDAGVDLGVVARRTAGMVGADLENLLNEAALLAARSGRGRITMRDVDEARDRVLMGPERRSLVVREADRKVTAYHEVGHALAAQLLPHADKAHKLTIVPRGRSLGSALYTPEDRMHHTRAALLDRLCVALAGHAAEEVATGQVTTGAANDFQQATGLARRMVTEWGMSDVGQLALAQEGSAYLGGGPVQGQYSDHTAERIDAEVARLLNGQYERAVALLQEHVHILHRLTDELVARESLSGEELQTVLAGGTLPPQEAEPRPAEDNPAPTPRLSPDPA
- a CDS encoding DsbA family oxidoreductase; this translates as MTALFSPSAPGQLRVDIWSDIACPWCYIGKRRLESALAQFEHRDRVEVVWHSFELDPTAPPVLDHTMGEVLARKYGRSPGQVQAMMDQVTDVAAAEGLTYRFEQARLGSTFLAHQLIHHAAAHGLQSVMKERLLRAYFSEGARMGDLETLVGLAAEVGVDPAAARTALEEGRHADAVRQDELQAQALGISGVPFFVLGGKYGVSGAQDPQMLLGALQQAWAEVQPPALVTLGSADDAGACEDGACAVPEPAAR
- a CDS encoding copper amine oxidase N-terminal domain-containing protein: MRFARLPLSLSPLAAQRFRTRALALLGLLAPAAPTLTFTLAAPGAHAAQPLLGSVQLTFTPDDRAAYVNGAPTQWLAPPRLLGGRTMLPLRETAALLGQSLPGSGTVVQLARLSIDTRANTAALAGVPQPAGTVALVGGVTYVSARTLADALNANLTTDDGRTFTLTALRDGGNPLIPQARFSTDKTVYAPGERVVYTEYPFDPDGADITARKWNGRQEVFFQPGTYTVGLTVMNSRGLQSAPFTRTIRVEGTPIDTPLTYALKYAQPGDAFPDPQILTYPSALATPVEGPSYPLLFSDSPEVPDQSGVLYQDSVVGRARLLAYHLNGLGKPARVYVLARNLESRPVEVRTERLGETAPTRLESILGQVTLLEYFASGGGTTLTLAPGQAAAVYASPTLNPGSGVNAMQDLSTSGRVELTFLILEDGLPPTAQVAQQLPYLKPDGRHVRGTFPGAVRSLRVNLGALPTRIVIGDGRVDPALTGTDALTGQGVRLAGNYGVLYDLEVNGAAGTVVALSPRGGLYRGAMNIQDGPINQTIKLPRVGNALKPDEPVLLWRAQSDRLNIDFVPSSGSNLPVSLVFYRPRNLSGFGGVLKTYQP